A section of the Mycolicibacterium anyangense genome encodes:
- a CDS encoding DUF881 domain-containing protein — MRLTQRRREQTHAAPATTTAPRSAWRYGVPVVCLLAGLLLAATHGVSGGGEIRRSDAPRLVDLVHDTQSSVDRLSAQRDSLAAQVDSTHGASAGTALSAMLARADQLAADAGLAPVHGPGLVVTLSDAQRDANGRFPRDASPDDLVVHQQDIQAVLNALWSAGAEAIQMQDQRIINTSAPRCVGNTLLLNGRTYSPPYVITAIGDANAMKAALADAPLVTLYKQYVVRFGLGYSEEVRTDVQVAGYTEPVRMRYAQPAGPVGY, encoded by the coding sequence ATGAGATTAACGCAGCGACGCCGCGAGCAGACACACGCGGCACCGGCGACGACGACGGCCCCACGTTCGGCGTGGCGCTACGGCGTCCCAGTGGTGTGCCTGCTGGCCGGCCTGCTGCTGGCCGCCACGCACGGCGTCTCCGGTGGCGGTGAGATCCGGCGCAGCGACGCCCCCCGGCTGGTCGACCTGGTGCACGACACCCAGAGCTCGGTCGACCGGCTCAGCGCCCAGCGCGACTCCTTGGCCGCCCAGGTGGACTCCACCCACGGCGCCTCGGCGGGTACCGCGCTCTCGGCGATGCTGGCCAGGGCCGATCAGCTGGCCGCCGACGCGGGGTTGGCGCCGGTGCACGGACCCGGGCTGGTGGTGACGTTGTCGGACGCCCAGCGCGACGCCAACGGCCGTTTCCCCCGGGACGCCTCCCCCGACGACCTGGTCGTCCACCAGCAGGACATCCAGGCAGTGCTGAACGCGCTGTGGAGCGCAGGCGCCGAGGCCATCCAGATGCAGGACCAGCGGATCATCAACACCTCGGCACCGCGCTGCGTGGGCAATACGTTGCTGCTCAACGGACGCACCTACAGCCCGCCGTATGTCATCACCGCGATCGGCGACGCCAACGCCATGAAGGCCGCCCTGGCCGATGCCCCGCTCGTCACGCTCTACAAGCAGTACGTAGTCCGGTTCGGCCTGGGCTACAGCGAAGAGGTGCGCACCGATGTCCAGGTCGCCGGCTACACCGAGCCGGTGCGGATGCGCTACGCCCAGCCGGCCGGTCCTGTCGGATATTGA
- the crgA gene encoding cell division protein CrgA, whose amino-acid sequence MPKSKVRKKNDFTVKPVSRTPVKVKAGPSSVWFVVLFISLMLIGLIWLLVFQLAASGFDTPSALQWMANLGPWNYAIAFAFMITGLLLTMRWR is encoded by the coding sequence ATGCCCAAGTCCAAGGTTCGCAAGAAGAACGACTTCACCGTCAAGCCGGTCAGCCGTACCCCGGTCAAGGTGAAGGCCGGGCCGTCGAGCGTGTGGTTCGTCGTGCTGTTCATCAGCCTGATGCTGATCGGGCTGATCTGGCTGCTGGTGTTCCAGTTGGCGGCCTCGGGATTCGACACCCCGAGTGCCCTGCAGTGGATGGCTAACCTGGGTCCGTGGAACTACGCGATCGCGTTTGCCTTCATGATCACAGGGTTGTTGCTCACGATGCGGTGGCGCTGA
- a CDS encoding PH domain-containing protein has translation MQQTEWAPRPGGVVAFGIVGVVMCIASVTVVTEAPGRILTGVAAVGLILFALGSWRARPRLAITPDGLVYRGWFRSQTLRHPDISLIRITEFRRIGRKVRLLEIDTTDDRLIVLSRWDLGAEPLGVLDALTEAGYAGR, from the coding sequence ATGCAGCAAACTGAGTGGGCGCCCCGCCCCGGAGGTGTCGTCGCCTTCGGAATCGTGGGTGTTGTGATGTGCATCGCCTCTGTGACCGTGGTCACAGAGGCGCCAGGGCGCATCCTCACCGGCGTTGCCGCGGTGGGCCTGATCCTGTTTGCACTCGGATCGTGGCGAGCGCGACCACGGCTGGCAATCACCCCCGACGGCCTGGTGTACCGGGGGTGGTTCAGGTCACAGACTTTGCGGCATCCGGACATCTCCCTGATCCGCATCACCGAGTTTCGGCGGATCGGCCGCAAAGTACGACTTTTGGAGATCGACACCACCGACGACCGGCTGATCGTGCTCAGCCGGTGGGACCTGGGTGCCGAACCGCTCGGCGTGCTCGACGCCCTCACCGAGGCCGGCTACGCCGGTCGGTGA
- a CDS encoding peptidylprolyl isomerase, translating into MAHCEFVTSPIATATATLHTNRGDIKIALFGNHAPKTVANFVGLAQGTKEYSTQNASGSTSGPFYDGAVFHRVIDGFMIQGGDPTGTGRGGPGYKFADEFHGELQFDKPYLLAMANAGPGTNGSQFFITVGPTPHLNRRHTIFGEVVDPESQKVVDAIATTAVDRNDRPTEPVVIESVTIS; encoded by the coding sequence GTGGCACACTGTGAATTCGTGACGAGCCCTATTGCGACCGCGACCGCGACCCTGCACACCAACCGCGGTGACATCAAGATCGCCCTGTTCGGTAATCACGCCCCCAAGACCGTCGCGAACTTCGTCGGCCTGGCCCAGGGCACCAAGGAGTACTCGACGCAGAACGCGTCGGGCAGCACCTCCGGACCGTTCTACGACGGTGCGGTGTTCCACCGCGTCATCGACGGTTTCATGATCCAGGGCGGTGACCCGACCGGTACCGGCCGCGGCGGCCCGGGCTACAAGTTCGCCGACGAGTTCCACGGTGAGCTGCAGTTCGACAAGCCCTACCTGCTGGCGATGGCCAATGCCGGGCCGGGTACCAACGGCTCGCAGTTCTTCATCACCGTCGGCCCCACGCCGCACCTGAACCGTCGGCACACCATCTTCGGCGAGGTCGTCGACCCGGAGTCGCAGAAGGTCGTCGACGCGATCGCCACCACCGCCGTCGACCGCAACGACCGGCCCACCGAGCCCGTCGTCATCGAGTCCGTCACCATCTCCTGA
- the cwsA gene encoding cell wall synthesis protein CwsA, with the protein MARKTAPTLTSQQRLRRGLHYTAVGPVDVTRGVVGLTAHSAESAAAAVRRRYRDTRAARRELMQEAAAVKQVVAELPAAIQEARSAPRRRRRLLVFGGLGLATVVGGAVAFTIVRRSMQPEPSALPPSVEVSPKP; encoded by the coding sequence ATGGCCCGCAAGACCGCACCGACGCTCACCTCCCAGCAGCGCCTACGGCGCGGACTGCACTACACCGCGGTGGGTCCGGTGGACGTCACCCGCGGCGTGGTCGGACTGACAGCGCACTCCGCGGAGTCGGCCGCCGCCGCAGTGCGTCGCCGCTACCGCGACACCCGTGCCGCGCGCCGCGAACTGATGCAGGAAGCCGCCGCGGTCAAGCAGGTGGTGGCCGAGTTGCCCGCCGCAATCCAGGAGGCCCGCAGCGCGCCGCGCCGTCGCCGCCGGCTGCTGGTGTTCGGCGGCCTGGGCTTGGCGACCGTGGTCGGCGGCGCGGTGGCATTCACCATCGTGCGTCGTTCCATGCAGCCCGAGCCGTCTGCGCTGCCGCCCAGCGTCGAGGTCTCTCCCAAGCCGTAG